The following are encoded in a window of Gloeothece citriformis PCC 7424 genomic DNA:
- a CDS encoding DegT/DnrJ/EryC1/StrS family aminotransferase, producing the protein MIPFLDLKAQYMSIKDEINTAITQVLESSQFILGKEVSTFEKEFATYCDADYGIAVNTGTSALHLALLAAGVGRGDEVITVPFTFVATVAAIYYTGAKPVFVDIDPESYTIDVTQIENAITERTKAILPVHLYGQPADMESILQIARRHNLIVIEDAAQAHGAQYKGQRVGSIGDLGCFSFYPGKNLGAYGEGGMVVTNNPEYARIIGMLRDWGQEYKYHHVLKGYNYRMDGIQGAILRVKLRYLDNWTQARRTHAALYDKLLKDSGLITPIVRDHNHHVYHIYAVRSPQRDYLKQKLEEQEIYTGIHYPIPIHLLTAYSDLGYQLGDFPHSEQAAKEVLSLPMYAELTPTQIAKVVESLETIVEVDHV; encoded by the coding sequence GTGATTCCTTTTTTAGATTTAAAAGCTCAATATATGAGCATTAAAGATGAGATTAATACTGCTATTACCCAAGTTTTAGAAAGTAGCCAATTTATATTAGGAAAAGAAGTCTCGACTTTTGAAAAAGAATTTGCCACTTATTGCGATGCTGATTACGGAATAGCCGTTAATACAGGAACTAGCGCCCTCCATTTAGCCCTATTGGCCGCAGGTGTGGGGCGAGGCGATGAAGTGATTACCGTTCCTTTTACCTTTGTCGCTACCGTAGCAGCCATCTATTATACAGGAGCTAAACCGGTTTTCGTTGATATTGACCCTGAGTCTTATACCATCGATGTCACCCAAATTGAAAATGCCATCACGGAACGAACAAAAGCTATTTTACCGGTGCATTTATACGGTCAACCCGCAGACATGGAGTCAATTTTGCAGATTGCTCGGCGACATAATTTAATCGTCATTGAAGATGCGGCTCAAGCGCATGGGGCGCAGTATAAAGGACAACGAGTAGGTAGTATCGGAGATTTAGGGTGTTTTAGCTTTTATCCCGGGAAAAATTTAGGGGCTTATGGGGAAGGAGGTATGGTTGTTACGAATAACCCCGAATATGCCCGTATTATTGGTATGTTAAGAGACTGGGGACAAGAATACAAATATCACCATGTTCTCAAAGGCTACAACTATCGCATGGATGGAATTCAAGGCGCGATTTTACGGGTAAAATTACGCTATTTAGATAACTGGACCCAAGCCCGAAGAACTCACGCCGCTTTATATGATAAACTCCTGAAAGATTCAGGGTTGATTACTCCAATCGTCAGGGATCATAATCATCATGTCTATCATATTTATGCAGTGCGATCGCCCCAACGAGATTACCTCAAGCAAAAGCTAGAGGAACAAGAGATTTATACAGGTATTCATTACCCGATTCCCATTCATTTGCTCACGGCCTACTCAGATTTAGGGTATCAATTAGGAGATTTTCCTCACTCAGAACAAGCCGCCAAAGAAGTCCTCTCATTACCCATGTATGCAGAACTCACCCCGACACAAATTGCTAAGGTCGTTGAAAGCTTAGAGACGATTGTTGAGGTTGATCATGTCTGA
- a CDS encoding Gfo/Idh/MocA family protein, which translates to MRDLINIGVIGYGYWGPNLVRNFSEIPGVKVRTISDLNSKLLTKAQSRYPAIKVTTNCQEIFADPNIDAVAIATPVSTHFDLALRALQAGKHVLVEKPMTTSSEQGMRLIEEAKRRTLVLMVDHTFVYTGAVRKMKELIASNRLGDIYYYDSVRVNLGLFQHDVNVIWDLAVHDLSIMDYVLPYEPVAVSATGINHIFGEPENIAYLTLFFNSNLIAHIHVNWLAPVKVRRTLIGGNQKMIVYDDLEPSEKIKIYDKGITVNGNSESVYQMLIGYRTGDMWSPKLETTEALSSEALHFIDCIKQGESPITDGEAGLRIVRLLEAATQSMKKQGQLVELDLVEVAA; encoded by the coding sequence ATGAGAGATTTAATCAACATTGGCGTTATTGGCTATGGTTACTGGGGACCTAATTTAGTCAGAAATTTTTCTGAAATACCAGGGGTTAAAGTCCGAACTATCAGCGATTTAAACTCAAAATTATTAACCAAAGCACAGTCTCGATATCCCGCCATAAAAGTAACAACCAATTGTCAAGAAATCTTTGCCGATCCTAACATTGATGCTGTAGCAATCGCTACTCCAGTCTCTACTCATTTTGACTTAGCTCTAAGAGCATTACAAGCAGGTAAGCACGTCTTAGTTGAAAAACCGATGACGACATCATCAGAGCAAGGGATGAGGCTAATTGAGGAAGCTAAACGGCGCACTTTAGTATTAATGGTGGATCACACTTTTGTGTATACGGGTGCTGTTCGTAAAATGAAAGAATTAATCGCTAGTAATCGACTGGGGGATATTTATTACTATGACTCAGTCAGGGTTAATTTAGGCTTATTTCAACACGATGTTAATGTAATTTGGGATTTAGCTGTACATGATCTTTCGATTATGGATTATGTACTGCCTTATGAACCAGTTGCTGTTTCTGCGACCGGAATTAATCATATTTTTGGCGAACCAGAAAACATAGCTTATTTGACTCTATTTTTTAATAGTAATTTAATTGCTCACATTCATGTCAATTGGTTAGCTCCCGTAAAAGTCCGACGCACCTTAATTGGTGGTAATCAAAAAATGATTGTTTATGATGATTTAGAACCGAGTGAAAAAATTAAAATTTATGACAAAGGAATTACCGTTAACGGCAATTCTGAAAGTGTTTATCAAATGTTGATTGGTTATCGGACAGGGGATATGTGGTCTCCAAAATTAGAAACAACAGAAGCTTTGTCTTCCGAAGCTTTACATTTTATCGATTGTATTAAACAGGGAGAAAGTCCTATTACAGACGGAGAAGCAGGATTACGTATAGTAAGACTTCTTGAAGCCGCCACTCAATCGATGAAAAAACAAGGTCAATTAGTAGAACTCGATTTAGTAGAGGTGGCGGCGTGA
- a CDS encoding glycosyl transferase group 1 — protein MSAIVACTIITKSYLAYARTLAKSLQKHNPGAILYVLLADRLDNYFNPEDEPFKLIQLEELNQQDILKNMCFYYTPFELCCALRGMLHEYIWKNTNVDKWIFLDSDILVCHSLEPIFKQLETVSILLCPHSTTAVETKFVKHLELNLLSLGLYNGGFLGLSKTDETRKFISWFKERLQFYGFDDLSENQFVDQLWLNLVPLLFKNVGFLTHPGANLAYWNLYERVIEEDAKRNILVNSQPLLFFHFSHWKITEPHKITTRALIHQYDPILMYEGKECLPLSRLGENYREQLINNGYEITQKYPYSFGNFDTGQSITKLIRRKYFNRLMNNQINTQAPFKNYAYITEGLGKREIKLILRTSGQYIIRKIKKILN, from the coding sequence ATGTCAGCAATAGTAGCTTGCACAATCATTACTAAGAGCTATTTAGCCTATGCTCGTACTCTAGCCAAGTCTCTGCAAAAACACAATCCGGGTGCAATCTTGTATGTTTTACTGGCCGATAGACTCGATAATTATTTTAATCCAGAAGACGAACCCTTCAAGCTAATTCAATTAGAAGAATTAAATCAACAAGATATTTTAAAAAATATGTGTTTTTATTACACACCTTTTGAGCTTTGCTGTGCTTTAAGAGGAATGTTACATGAATATATTTGGAAAAATACTAATGTTGATAAATGGATATTTCTTGATTCTGATATTTTAGTTTGTCACTCGCTTGAACCCATTTTTAAGCAACTTGAAACAGTTTCTATTTTATTATGTCCTCATAGCACTACTGCTGTAGAGACAAAATTTGTTAAACATCTTGAACTTAATTTATTATCATTAGGTTTATACAATGGAGGATTTTTAGGTCTTAGTAAAACTGATGAAACCAGAAAATTTATCTCTTGGTTTAAAGAGAGATTACAGTTTTATGGATTTGACGATCTTAGCGAGAATCAATTTGTTGATCAACTCTGGCTTAATCTTGTCCCATTACTCTTTAAAAATGTTGGATTTTTAACCCATCCGGGAGCAAATCTTGCTTACTGGAACTTATATGAAAGAGTAATTGAAGAAGATGCCAAAAGGAACATACTTGTTAATAGTCAACCTTTGCTATTTTTTCATTTTAGTCATTGGAAAATTACAGAACCTCACAAAATAACAACAAGAGCATTAATCCATCAATATGATCCAATCCTAATGTATGAGGGAAAAGAATGCTTACCATTATCTAGGCTCGGAGAAAATTACCGCGAACAATTAATTAATAATGGCTACGAAATTACTCAAAAATATCCTTATAGTTTTGGGAATTTTGACACAGGTCAATCCATCACAAAATTAATACGGAGAAAATATTTTAATCGTCTGATGAATAATCAGATTAATACTCAAGCACCCTTCAAAAACTATGCTTATATAACAGAAGGTTTAGGAAAACGCGAGATTAAACTTATTCTTCGTACTTCAGGTCAATATATAATCCGTAAAATCAAAAAAATTCTTAATTAA
- a CDS encoding glycosyltransferase family 8 protein — protein sequence MQGSDQNLENEPITIVSGADDKFALGLAVTLYSALANLDTKRKIDIYIVDGGINSKNRDKLTQILNSDLMPVSIKWVKPDLTVLEGVKLFGSLNVTTYFRLLLPELLPTQVERVIYLDSDLVVEGNLANLWEQELGNCPAVAVQDYVFPYVCNGLKTYQQLGLASNTPYCNAGVMLINIKQWRIEALNRKILEYIRKFYDLVYLADQDGINALIANRFKLLDLKWNVQIFGVYNGKIDLLCKPKELIRDAFILHFTTPIKPWHPYYRQAGGSRFTHYLRKSKWFNDLEYLKWFANVRLPQIVLYSAAQIKRECLKKSIMSRRTKTKSIIAQDNSSKKYDTESSANMG from the coding sequence ATGCAAGGTTCTGATCAAAACTTAGAGAATGAGCCAATAACTATTGTCAGTGGTGCAGATGACAAGTTTGCTCTAGGACTTGCCGTTACCTTGTACTCTGCTTTAGCTAATTTAGATACCAAGAGAAAAATAGATATCTACATCGTTGATGGAGGCATCAATAGCAAAAATCGAGATAAATTGACCCAAATTTTGAACAGTGATTTAATGCCTGTGAGTATAAAGTGGGTTAAACCAGACTTAACGGTATTGGAGGGAGTAAAGCTTTTTGGCTCTCTAAATGTAACAACTTATTTTCGATTACTACTGCCGGAATTATTGCCGACACAAGTAGAACGGGTTATTTATTTAGATAGCGATTTGGTGGTTGAGGGTAATCTAGCAAACCTTTGGGAGCAAGAATTGGGGAATTGCCCCGCTGTTGCTGTCCAAGATTACGTTTTTCCCTATGTCTGTAATGGTCTAAAAACTTATCAACAATTAGGACTCGCATCGAACACTCCCTACTGTAATGCTGGAGTTATGCTGATTAATATCAAACAATGGCGTATAGAGGCATTAAACCGAAAGATTTTAGAATATATCCGCAAGTTCTATGATTTAGTGTACCTAGCTGATCAAGATGGAATCAATGCACTGATTGCTAATCGATTTAAGCTTCTTGATTTGAAATGGAATGTACAAATCTTTGGTGTTTATAATGGTAAAATTGATTTGCTTTGTAAGCCAAAAGAACTCATTCGGGATGCTTTTATTCTACATTTTACAACTCCAATTAAACCTTGGCATCCCTATTATAGACAAGCAGGTGGCTCACGGTTTACTCATTACCTTAGAAAGAGCAAATGGTTCAACGATCTAGAATACTTAAAATGGTTTGCTAATGTGAGGCTGCCTCAGATAGTTCTCTACTCAGCAGCACAGATCAAGAGGGAGTGTTTGAAAAAGAGTATAATGAGCAGAAGAACTAAAACTAAAAGCATTATTGCTCAAGATAACTCGTCAAAAAAATATGACACGGAATCTTCCGCCAATATGGGGTAA
- a CDS encoding glycosyltransferase: MKKTNKPKLVFFQFKPDKKLAKFVLIHRQQHVKCLSEFFEVILINEDCDYQQICDKYQPDITLFESGVNYRACHRIEIKNTHAYPEIPKLGLHNGDSWCEARAGFLSDMEHWGIETFFSICTTTAEHTPEIAGNLFVWPNFIDADIYRDYGFPKVIPILFNGYIHPLYPWRQRIYKIISEHYPSLICPHLGYDSGLEWRMIYGEKYARTINASFFVPTCGSVEKEIVRKHFEIPGAKSCLITEKTPAIEAAGFIDMHNCVFADQDNILDKVDHLFQNLDELEKITKSGYQLVHSRHTLKQRDQIFQWFNLNKNLKPTQKIIQTSPFEPLTIVEKSSGIKNSYLIGNGLIIELLGQGDKQLSAGKYEEAEELYLKCVEHIGWMPEPKLRLTLCNLYKGNAGKAISWIIQPLKYTLEQYRASTPDPVEWAYFIISLLCQGKLNEAIIRANQFPSLYHPELDCTRWLINCLQNQGENCTEQISSLSNSSYSIHQLPKRSMADWIDQIYSMLKACQQLSLAERLIDSVLLENQPSKQEKNILKNKIKVMKKYLLSFRISYLNELDSFFDQLKIPNPRPTVKAVSELEYLVRLLKIFHTYSLKQILIKLLEVLGLNSTLKNYN, translated from the coding sequence ATGAAAAAAACTAATAAGCCAAAGCTTGTTTTTTTTCAATTTAAGCCAGATAAAAAGCTAGCTAAATTTGTGTTGATTCATAGACAACAACACGTCAAATGTCTATCAGAATTTTTTGAAGTAATTTTAATTAATGAGGATTGTGATTATCAACAAATTTGTGACAAGTATCAGCCAGATATAACTCTTTTTGAAAGTGGGGTTAATTATCGAGCTTGTCATCGAATAGAAATTAAAAACACTCATGCTTATCCCGAAATACCTAAACTAGGATTACATAATGGAGATTCTTGGTGTGAAGCGCGTGCCGGGTTTCTTTCTGATATGGAGCATTGGGGAATAGAAACATTCTTTTCTATTTGCACTACTACAGCCGAACACACACCAGAAATAGCTGGCAATTTATTTGTCTGGCCTAATTTTATCGATGCTGACATATATCGAGACTATGGTTTCCCCAAAGTAATACCAATATTATTTAATGGCTATATACATCCGTTATATCCCTGGCGACAAAGAATCTATAAAATTATTTCCGAACATTATCCTTCCCTAATTTGTCCGCATTTAGGTTATGATTCTGGTTTAGAATGGCGAATGATATATGGAGAAAAATACGCTCGGACAATTAATGCTTCTTTTTTTGTTCCCACCTGTGGCTCAGTAGAAAAAGAAATAGTTCGTAAACATTTTGAAATACCAGGAGCTAAATCTTGTCTGATCACAGAAAAAACTCCAGCGATTGAAGCTGCTGGTTTTATTGATATGCACAATTGTGTTTTTGCTGATCAAGATAACATATTAGATAAAGTTGATCATTTATTTCAAAATCTAGATGAGCTTGAAAAAATTACTAAGTCCGGATATCAACTGGTTCACTCTCGCCATACTTTAAAGCAAAGAGATCAAATATTTCAATGGTTTAATCTTAACAAAAATCTCAAACCCACTCAAAAAATTATCCAAACAAGCCCTTTTGAGCCGCTTACGATTGTAGAAAAATCTTCGGGAATTAAAAATTCATACCTAATTGGCAATGGATTAATAATAGAGCTTTTAGGTCAAGGAGATAAACAACTTTCGGCTGGTAAATACGAAGAAGCAGAAGAGTTATATCTTAAATGTGTAGAGCATATAGGGTGGATGCCTGAACCAAAATTACGCTTGACACTGTGTAATTTATATAAAGGGAATGCAGGCAAAGCAATCTCTTGGATTATTCAACCTCTTAAATATACACTTGAGCAATACCGTGCCTCAACTCCAGATCCAGTAGAATGGGCTTATTTTATTATTTCTCTTCTTTGTCAAGGAAAATTGAATGAGGCTATAATACGTGCTAATCAATTTCCCTCCCTTTACCATCCTGAGCTAGATTGTACTCGTTGGCTCATTAATTGCTTACAAAATCAAGGAGAGAATTGTACTGAGCAGATTAGCTCATTATCAAATTCTAGTTATAGTATCCATCAACTCCCTAAACGAAGCATGGCTGATTGGATTGATCAGATCTATAGTATGCTTAAAGCTTGCCAACAGTTAAGTTTAGCCGAAAGATTGATTGACTCAGTTCTTTTAGAAAATCAACCTTCAAAACAAGAAAAAAACATTCTGAAAAATAAAATAAAAGTAATGAAAAAATATTTATTATCGTTCCGAATAAGTTACTTAAATGAATTAGATTCCTTTTTTGATCAGCTAAAAATTCCCAATCCAAGACCAACTGTAAAAGCCGTTTCTGAATTAGAATATTTAGTTAGATTATTAAAAATATTCCACACTTATTCTCTTAAACAAATTTTGATAAAGTTATTAGAGGTTTTAGGGTTGAATTCAACCTTAAAAAACTATAACTAA
- a CDS encoding SDR family NAD(P)-dependent oxidoreductase, producing the protein MQNKRILITGGAGLVGSHIADLLVKEGTSEIIILDNFTRGRLENLAWAKEHGHLVIIEGDIRDRQLLVEVMNGVDVVFHQAAIRITQCAEEPRLAMEVLADGTFNVLEAAVKTGVTKVVAASSASIYGMAEDFPTTESHHPYNNRTLYGAAKTFNEGLLRSFYEMYGLDYVALRYFNVYGPRMDIYGVYTEVLIRWMERIASGQPPLIFGNGKQTMDFVFIEDIARANILAAKANVTDEVFNIASGVETSLNELAFCLARVMGSDLIPQYGAERKVNPVQRRLADTSKAKDLLGFEATVSLEKGLERLVNWWYEQKLTKEASHV; encoded by the coding sequence ATGCAAAATAAACGAATTTTAATTACGGGTGGAGCCGGTTTAGTTGGCTCTCACATTGCTGATTTACTGGTCAAGGAAGGAACGTCTGAGATTATTATTTTAGATAACTTTACCCGAGGACGACTAGAAAATTTAGCTTGGGCAAAAGAACACGGACATCTCGTTATTATAGAAGGAGATATCCGCGATCGCCAACTGTTAGTAGAGGTTATGAACGGAGTAGATGTGGTATTTCATCAAGCCGCAATTCGCATAACCCAATGTGCAGAAGAACCCCGTTTAGCGATGGAAGTGTTAGCAGATGGGACATTTAACGTTTTAGAAGCCGCAGTCAAAACAGGGGTTACAAAAGTTGTGGCCGCCTCTTCTGCTTCAATTTATGGAATGGCCGAAGATTTCCCGACAACCGAATCTCATCACCCTTACAATAATCGCACCCTTTACGGTGCAGCTAAAACCTTTAATGAAGGCTTATTACGAAGTTTTTATGAGATGTATGGGTTGGATTATGTAGCGTTACGTTACTTCAATGTTTATGGCCCTCGGATGGATATTTACGGAGTTTATACCGAAGTTTTAATTCGATGGATGGAGCGCATTGCATCCGGTCAACCTCCCTTAATCTTTGGGAACGGCAAACAAACAATGGATTTTGTCTTTATTGAAGATATCGCCAGAGCGAATATTTTAGCGGCCAAGGCCAATGTGACGGATGAGGTCTTTAATATTGCCAGTGGAGTAGAAACGAGCTTAAATGAGTTGGCGTTTTGTTTAGCTAGGGTAATGGGATCAGATTTAATCCCCCAATATGGGGCAGAACGGAAAGTTAACCCCGTACAACGCCGACTCGCCGATACAAGCAAAGCCAAGGACTTATTAGGATTTGAGGCCACAGTCTCCCTAGAAAAAGGACTAGAACGGCTGGTCAATTGGTGGTATGAACAAAAATTGACAAAGGAAGCAAGTCATGTCTAA
- a CDS encoding DegT/DnrJ/EryC1/StrS family aminotransferase, giving the protein MSNNNQTIPIAKPWLEEAEAQAARRAILSGWVTQGPEVAAFEREFADYVRSKYACAVSNCTTALHLALLAVGVKSGDEVITVSHSYIATANSIRYCGAIPVFVDIEPQSYNINPLLIEEVISDRTRAILVVHQMGMPCDLKAMLNIARRHNLPVIEDAACAIGSEILWDGEWEKIGKPHGDIACFSFHPRKIITTGDGGMITTNNPQWDKQFRLLRQHSMSVPDTVRHNAKQVIFESYPMLGYNYRMTNIQGAVGREQLKRLPEILTRRRYLAQRYQELLADVLGLKLPSQPPWAKSNWQSFCVRLPDKCDQKQGMQAMLDAGISTRRGIMCAHREPAYQQETWFCGVGDEGCHCEKGSCDRLIESEQAQDHSIILPLFHQMTEQEQERVVEILKRVCQI; this is encoded by the coding sequence ATGTCTAATAATAACCAAACGATTCCTATTGCAAAACCTTGGTTAGAAGAAGCAGAAGCCCAAGCCGCTAGGCGTGCTATTCTATCAGGTTGGGTCACTCAAGGGCCAGAAGTGGCCGCTTTCGAGCGGGAATTTGCCGATTATGTGAGATCTAAGTATGCTTGTGCTGTGTCTAATTGTACTACGGCACTCCATTTAGCTCTATTAGCAGTTGGGGTAAAATCGGGGGATGAGGTGATTACCGTCAGTCATTCCTACATTGCTACGGCGAACAGTATCCGCTATTGTGGCGCAATTCCGGTATTTGTGGATATTGAACCGCAATCTTACAATATTAACCCCCTGTTGATTGAAGAGGTCATCAGTGATCGCACTCGTGCTATTCTCGTTGTCCATCAGATGGGGATGCCTTGTGATCTCAAAGCGATGTTAAATATTGCCCGTCGCCATAATTTACCCGTTATTGAAGATGCCGCTTGTGCCATTGGGAGTGAAATTCTGTGGGATGGAGAGTGGGAAAAAATCGGCAAGCCTCATGGAGATATTGCCTGTTTTTCCTTTCACCCTCGCAAAATCATCACCACAGGTGATGGAGGAATGATTACTACCAATAATCCTCAATGGGATAAACAATTTCGTCTGTTGCGACAACATAGTATGAGCGTTCCCGATACGGTGCGACACAATGCGAAACAAGTGATTTTTGAATCTTATCCCATGTTGGGGTATAACTACCGCATGACCAATATTCAAGGAGCAGTGGGACGAGAGCAACTCAAGCGCTTACCGGAAATTTTGACCCGTCGCCGTTACTTAGCCCAACGATATCAAGAATTACTGGCAGATGTGCTGGGATTAAAATTACCCAGTCAACCCCCTTGGGCAAAAAGTAACTGGCAAAGCTTTTGTGTGCGACTCCCTGACAAATGTGACCAAAAGCAGGGAATGCAGGCCATGTTAGATGCTGGAATATCGACCCGTCGGGGGATTATGTGCGCTCATCGAGAACCCGCTTATCAACAGGAAACCTGGTTTTGTGGTGTGGGTGACGAGGGGTGTCATTGTGAGAAGGGCAGTTGCGATCGCTTAATTGAAAGTGAACAGGCTCAGGATCACAGTATAATTTTACCTCTGTTTCATCAAATGACGGAGCAGGAACAAGAGCGGGTGGTTGAGATTTTGAAAAGAGTTTGTCAAATTTAA
- a CDS encoding glycosyltransferase family 2 protein, whose amino-acid sequence MCLFSVIIPSYNRAKLIEKTLYSVLKQDFQDYEIIIVDDGSTDNTIEILKQYQKFIRILQQENQGPGAARNLGIQQSKGHYIAFLDSDDQWFPWTLATYEKLIYEYQEPSFICGRFINTQIGETEPIFSKTVVNSKHYGDFYDCSEFLFYSFTTSSVVIKKQILRDVQGFSQIRSNYEDMDLWLRLGTAPGFVMIESPLLCIRWFHDHNICLSPVHNRQGIQLIVEAEKQGQYPGGSQRKSDRRAKICALLRVASVTFVREGKIQDAMYIYAQTFVWQLQLGRVRYLVGLPLITLIKIGGQIIDHLFLRKLKFFSGN is encoded by the coding sequence ATGTGTTTATTTTCTGTGATTATTCCAAGTTACAATAGAGCCAAATTGATTGAAAAAACTCTTTATTCCGTTTTAAAACAAGATTTTCAAGATTACGAAATTATTATTGTAGATGATGGCTCAACTGATAATACAATAGAAATTTTAAAGCAGTATCAAAAATTTATTAGAATCCTACAACAGGAAAATCAAGGTCCCGGAGCCGCTCGCAATTTAGGAATACAACAATCTAAAGGTCATTATATTGCCTTTTTAGATAGTGATGACCAGTGGTTTCCTTGGACTTTAGCCACTTATGAAAAGCTTATTTATGAGTATCAAGAACCTTCATTTATTTGTGGCAGATTTATTAATACACAAATCGGTGAAACAGAACCCATTTTTTCAAAAACAGTTGTCAATTCAAAACATTACGGAGACTTTTATGATTGTTCAGAATTTCTTTTTTATTCATTTACCACATCTAGTGTTGTGATTAAAAAGCAAATTCTTAGGGATGTACAAGGATTTTCTCAAATTCGCTCAAATTATGAAGATATGGATCTCTGGTTACGTTTAGGAACAGCCCCTGGTTTTGTGATGATTGAGTCTCCACTCCTTTGTATAAGATGGTTTCATGATCACAATATTTGTTTGTCACCTGTTCACAACCGGCAAGGGATACAGTTAATTGTGGAGGCAGAAAAACAAGGACAATATCCCGGCGGATCACAGCGAAAAAGCGATCGCCGAGCTAAAATTTGCGCTTTACTTCGTGTAGCTAGTGTCACTTTTGTACGAGAGGGGAAAATTCAAGATGCAATGTACATTTATGCTCAAACGTTTGTCTGGCAACTACAATTAGGTAGGGTTCGTTATTTAGTGGGACTCCCCTTAATTACATTAATAAAAATAGGGGGGCAGATCATTGATCATCTTTTCTTAAGAAAGTTAAAATTTTTTAGTGGTAACTGA
- a CDS encoding acyltransferase, whose translation MSESVKSRIVKAVHGLQNLKLDPEYELGLAEYLRHQYSNEGLIELYGRFVLGDGDFDKLMRRTIWRAMARQFGHGVNIGSGVGFKHLETFEIGNQVFIGSQSYIQGRFDGKCIIGNHVWIGPQSYFDARDLIIEDFVGWGPGAKVLGSSHTGVPINIPIIKTDLEMKPVKIEAEADIGMNAVILPGVTIGKGSIVGAGSVVTKDVPPFAIVAGIPARFFRWREETPSIKEK comes from the coding sequence ATGTCTGAGTCAGTTAAAAGTAGAATCGTCAAAGCAGTACATGGATTACAAAATTTAAAGCTAGATCCAGAGTATGAACTAGGATTAGCTGAATATTTACGTCATCAGTACAGTAATGAGGGATTAATTGAATTATATGGTCGTTTTGTGCTGGGGGATGGAGATTTCGATAAATTAATGCGGCGAACTATTTGGCGGGCGATGGCTCGTCAATTTGGCCATGGGGTTAATATTGGCAGTGGAGTAGGGTTTAAGCACTTAGAAACCTTTGAAATTGGCAATCAAGTTTTTATTGGCTCTCAAAGTTATATCCAAGGTAGATTTGATGGAAAATGTATCATTGGTAACCACGTTTGGATTGGCCCTCAAAGTTATTTTGATGCTCGAGATCTAATTATTGAGGATTTTGTCGGTTGGGGGCCAGGGGCAAAAGTCTTAGGGTCAAGTCATACCGGAGTCCCTATCAATATTCCTATTATTAAAACCGACCTGGAAATGAAACCCGTAAAAATTGAAGCAGAAGCGGATATAGGCATGAATGCGGTCATTTTGCCGGGTGTCACCATTGGAAAAGGGAGTATTGTTGGGGCTGGTTCTGTGGTCACTAAGGATGTTCCTCCCTTTGCTATTGTCGCGGGAATTCCGGCGCGATTTTTTCGCTGGCGGGAAGAAACCCCATCAATAAAAGAAAAATAA
- a CDS encoding acyltransferase: MPINDDVKLGKDVKIFHSNLVNLYGCTVGNETKIGTFVEIQKNVIVGSRCKISSHSFLCEGVVIEDEVFIGHGVMFTNDLYPRATNENGGLQTEADWLVVKTQVKQGASIGSNATILPGITIGKKALVGAGAVVIKDVPDYAIVVGVPAQVIGDVRERCQNLEITVKH; the protein is encoded by the coding sequence ATGCCAATCAATGACGATGTAAAATTAGGTAAAGATGTAAAAATATTTCATTCTAATTTGGTTAATCTTTACGGGTGTACTGTAGGAAATGAAACAAAAATAGGAACTTTTGTCGAAATTCAAAAAAATGTTATTGTTGGCAGTCGATGTAAAATTTCATCTCATAGTTTCCTTTGTGAGGGAGTTGTGATAGAAGATGAAGTTTTTATTGGTCATGGGGTGATGTTTACTAATGACCTTTATCCTAGAGCTACTAATGAAAATGGTGGCTTACAAACAGAAGCCGATTGGCTGGTAGTAAAAACACAAGTGAAACAGGGAGCTTCTATTGGTAGTAATGCTACTATTTTACCCGGCATTACTATCGGAAAAAAAGCTCTAGTTGGTGCAGGAGCAGTTGTGATTAAAGATGTTCCTGATTATGCCATTGTTGTTGGTGTTCCGGCTCAAGTGATTGGGGATGTGCGTGAACGGTGTCAAAATTTAGAAATCACGGTTAAACATTAA